A window from Cytobacillus sp. IB215665 encodes these proteins:
- a CDS encoding vitamin B12-dependent ribonucleotide reductase has translation MTVVLKEKMKVNVERLNKDIQLYPQVHQISPDMKLTHKGVSRLVMLDRYSFKDTEKVTLSAGDFVVLTIKEDPKFPARGLGFIEEIDWKNKFAQVRIEEEYRGALERAEEIETGIVKRSLDVIEKPLEIYYEQIAKRNANGLASVESNEEKRKEWFEKYYDELVNLNFVPAGRVLYGAGANTDVTYFNCYVMPFVQDSREGISEHRKQVMEIMSRGGGVGTNGSTLRPRNTLAKGVNGKSSGSVSWLDDIAKLTHLVEQGGSRRGAQMIMLADWHPDIIEFIISKMQNPRILRFLLENTSDETIIKCAQDKLKFNRLTEQDKAMYQGIVNYKNMPGLGGFTTEIIHDAEEKLQENGTYSVHNSEFLTGANISVCLTKEFMEAVEADGYYDLRFPDVESYNEKEMQEYNENWHKIGDVRKWEELGYKVRVYRKIKAKELWNLINICATYSAEPGIFFIDNANDMTNAKAYGQQVVATNPCGEQPLAPYSVCNLAAVNLAEMADKNTKTVNFDKLKQTVEVGVRMQDNVIDATPYFLQENKKQALGERRVGLGVMGLHDLLIYCETEYGSKAGDDLIDQVFEVIATTAYRTSVELAKEKGSFPFLVGETEKDTISLRTAFTETGYMKRMPEDIKENIKKYGIRNSHLLTVAPTGSTGTMVGVSTGLEPYFSFSYFRSGRLGKFIEVKADIVQEYLDENPHVDANDLPNWFISAMELSPQAHADVQCTIQHWIDSSISKTVNAPRGYTVEQVEKVYERLYKGGAKGGTVYVDGSRDAQVLTLKAEENTVDKKGAEIPERDSVKSHVVLVDTINDLRSTDVTIGSEIGNTCPVCRKGTVEDLGGCNTCTNCGAQLKCGL, from the coding sequence ATGACTGTTGTGCTAAAAGAGAAAATGAAAGTGAACGTAGAGAGATTAAATAAGGATATTCAACTTTATCCCCAAGTTCATCAAATTTCACCAGACATGAAGTTAACGCACAAAGGGGTTTCAAGGCTTGTAATGCTTGATCGGTACTCGTTTAAAGATACTGAAAAAGTTACTTTATCAGCAGGTGATTTTGTGGTGTTAACAATTAAGGAAGACCCGAAATTTCCCGCCCGTGGCCTTGGGTTTATTGAAGAGATTGATTGGAAGAACAAATTTGCACAAGTAAGGATCGAGGAAGAATATCGTGGTGCACTTGAACGTGCTGAAGAAATTGAAACAGGCATTGTAAAACGCTCACTAGATGTAATTGAAAAGCCGCTGGAAATTTATTATGAACAAATAGCAAAGCGTAATGCAAATGGACTTGCATCCGTTGAATCAAATGAAGAAAAGCGTAAAGAGTGGTTTGAAAAGTATTATGATGAATTAGTTAACCTGAACTTTGTCCCAGCAGGAAGAGTGTTGTATGGTGCAGGTGCTAACACTGATGTGACATACTTTAATTGTTACGTTATGCCATTTGTTCAAGATTCACGTGAAGGTATATCTGAACATCGTAAGCAAGTGATGGAGATTATGAGTCGTGGTGGTGGTGTTGGTACAAACGGTTCCACATTAAGGCCCCGCAATACTTTAGCAAAGGGCGTAAACGGTAAATCATCAGGGTCAGTATCTTGGTTAGATGATATTGCAAAGCTAACTCACCTTGTTGAGCAAGGGGGATCACGTCGAGGAGCACAGATGATTATGTTAGCTGATTGGCACCCAGATATTATTGAATTCATCATCTCGAAAATGCAAAATCCACGTATTTTGAGATTTTTATTAGAAAATACAAGTGACGAAACAATTATAAAGTGTGCTCAAGATAAACTTAAGTTTAATCGTTTGACAGAGCAAGATAAAGCAATGTACCAAGGGATTGTTAACTATAAAAACATGCCTGGTCTTGGTGGCTTTACAACAGAGATTATTCATGACGCTGAAGAGAAATTACAAGAAAATGGGACTTACAGTGTGCATAACTCAGAGTTTTTAACTGGAGCTAACATTTCAGTATGTTTAACGAAAGAGTTTATGGAAGCAGTTGAAGCAGACGGTTATTATGATCTTCGGTTCCCAGATGTAGAAAGTTATAATGAAAAAGAAATGCAAGAATATAATGAGAATTGGCATAAAATAGGTGATGTAAGGAAATGGGAAGAGTTAGGGTATAAAGTTCGTGTATATCGTAAAATTAAAGCAAAAGAACTTTGGAATTTAATTAATATTTGTGCTACCTACTCTGCCGAACCAGGTATTTTCTTCATAGATAATGCAAATGACATGACTAATGCAAAAGCTTATGGACAACAGGTTGTAGCAACAAACCCTTGTGGAGAACAGCCTCTTGCCCCTTATTCAGTTTGTAACCTTGCAGCTGTTAACTTAGCAGAAATGGCCGATAAAAATACGAAGACTGTGAATTTTGATAAACTGAAACAAACTGTTGAAGTAGGCGTTAGAATGCAAGACAATGTTATTGATGCTACACCATATTTCTTGCAGGAAAATAAGAAACAAGCATTAGGGGAACGTCGTGTCGGTTTAGGTGTTATGGGACTACATGACCTGCTTATTTATTGTGAAACAGAGTACGGGTCAAAGGCTGGTGACGATCTAATAGATCAGGTATTTGAAGTAATTGCAACAACTGCTTATCGCACTTCAGTGGAACTAGCGAAGGAGAAAGGAAGCTTTCCATTTCTTGTTGGTGAAACTGAAAAAGATACGATTAGTTTGCGAACAGCCTTCACAGAAACTGGTTATATGAAACGTATGCCTGAAGATATAAAAGAAAATATTAAAAAATATGGTATTAGGAACTCTCACTTATTAACTGTAGCGCCAACAGGAAGTACAGGGACGATGGTTGGTGTATCAACAGGACTTGAACCTTATTTTTCATTCTCTTACTTTAGAAGTGGAAGATTAGGAAAATTCATTGAAGTAAAAGCAGATATCGTTCAAGAATATTTAGATGAAAATCCACATGTAGATGCAAATGATTTGCCAAACTGGTTTATTTCAGCGATGGAACTTTCTCCTCAAGCACATGCGGATGTACAATGTACTATTCAGCACTGGATCGATAGCTCGATTAGTAAAACAGTAAATGCACCACGTGGATATACTGTTGAGCAAGTTGAGAAGGTATATGAACGCTTATATAAAGGTGGTGCAAAAGGCGGGACAGTTTATGTCGACGGAAGTAGAGATGCACAAGTACTTACTTTAAAAGCTGAAGAAAATACTGTTGATAAGAAAGGTGCGGAAATTCCTGAACGTGATTCTGTAAAAAGCCACGTAGTCTTAGTAGATACAATTAATGATTTACGCTCGACTGATGTAACAATTGGCTCTGAAATTGGTAATACATGTCCTGTTTGTCGTAAAGGAACAGTCGAAGACCTTGGGGGTTGTAATACTTGTACTAATTGTGGTGCACAATTAAAATGTGGACTATAA
- the mntR gene encoding transcriptional regulator MntR: MPTPSMEDYIEQIYILIKDKGYARVSDIAEALSVHPSSVTKMVQKLDKDEYLIYEKYRGLMLTTKGKKIGKRLVDRHELLEQFLRIIGVNESEIYNDVEGIEHHLSWNAIDRIGDVVQYFEEDANRVESLKRIQQKTDENPS, encoded by the coding sequence ATGCCTACACCAAGTATGGAAGATTATATAGAACAGATCTATATTTTAATAAAAGATAAGGGTTATGCGAGAGTTTCAGATATTGCCGAAGCTTTGTCTGTACATCCCTCCTCAGTTACAAAAATGGTACAAAAACTAGACAAAGATGAATATCTCATATATGAAAAATATCGAGGATTAATGTTGACTACAAAAGGAAAGAAAATCGGTAAACGCTTAGTTGATCGCCATGAATTGTTAGAACAATTTTTACGAATTATCGGTGTAAATGAAAGTGAAATTTACAATGATGTTGAGGGCATTGAACATCATTTAAGCTGGAATGCAATCGACAGGATTGGTGACGTTGTACAATATTTTGAAGAAGATGCAAATAGAGTTGAATCCTTAAAGCGTATTCAACAGAAAACAGATGAGA